A section of the Gemmatimonadota bacterium genome encodes:
- a CDS encoding CHAD domain-containing protein encodes MSTDDLTAARRDNGGSSQAALGRGLRSRTFYQPLQPPPAPRLVPEMRADEALQLLGRHQLGKLLAAQSGVVLDLHPEHVHDFRVAVRRTRSLLGQLRSVLLADVQRHFDLEFRWLADETGRTRDLDVLLEALEGYAPWVSADLRGGLPDISRHLITLRRDAHAHLVDVLESDRYRMLVREWQAFLAAPLPYVPLTEDAGRSVADVAHGRIGHKVRRIFGRRGRIDADVAAADLHRLRIEFKKLRYLVEFFRDLYPAELVDEVIAELKRIQDGLGSINDRRVHHAMLMELARSPGELAGSPRALVAMGEVMRALTERLVDDRRRFAEDFHVFTRKKIRRRYERLG; translated from the coding sequence ATGTCCACAGACGACCTCACGGCAGCCCGTCGCGACAACGGCGGCTCCAGTCAGGCCGCGCTCGGCCGCGGACTCCGCTCCCGCACGTTCTATCAGCCGCTCCAGCCCCCGCCGGCGCCGCGCCTCGTCCCCGAGATGCGCGCCGACGAGGCCCTGCAACTGCTGGGACGGCATCAACTCGGCAAGCTGCTGGCGGCCCAGAGCGGCGTGGTGCTGGACCTGCACCCCGAACACGTCCACGACTTCCGCGTCGCGGTCCGGCGCACGCGCAGCCTCCTGGGACAGCTGCGGAGCGTGCTGCTCGCGGACGTGCAGCGGCACTTCGACCTGGAGTTCCGGTGGCTGGCGGATGAGACCGGGAGGACCCGCGACCTGGACGTGCTCCTCGAGGCGCTCGAAGGGTACGCTCCCTGGGTCTCGGCGGATCTGCGCGGCGGCCTCCCCGACATCTCACGCCATCTGATCACCCTCCGCCGCGACGCGCACGCCCATCTGGTCGACGTGCTCGAGAGCGACCGCTACCGCATGCTCGTGCGGGAGTGGCAGGCCTTCCTGGCAGCGCCGCTTCCCTACGTCCCCCTCACGGAGGACGCGGGTCGGTCCGTCGCGGACGTCGCCCACGGTCGGATCGGGCACAAGGTCCGCAGGATCTTCGGCCGCCGCGGCCGCATCGACGCCGACGTCGCCGCGGCCGACCTGCACCGGCTGCGCATCGAGTTCAAGAAGCTCCGCTACCTCGTGGAGTTCTTCCGTGACCTCTACCCCGCCGAGCTGGTGGACGAGGTGATCGCGGAGCTCAAGCGCATCCAGGACGGGCTCGGGAGCATCAACGATCGGCGGGTCCACCACGCGATGCTGATGGAGCTGGCCCGCTCTCCCGGAGAGTTGGCCGGGTCACCACGCGCGCTCGTGGCCATGGGCGAGGTCATGCGCGCCCTCACCGAGCGTCTGGTCGACGACCGCCGTCGTTTCGCGGAAGACTTCCACGTCTTCACGCGCAAGAAGATCCGCCGCCGGTACGAACGGCTGGGCTGA
- a CDS encoding DUF5916 domain-containing protein, with the protein MYIRFRRRPRAPLGLAGLAMLYALCASSASAQTPPAAVANDQLPRPDLTAVRASTPIRLDGRLDEEAWAAAEHAVGFVQAEPREGQEASERTEVTVLYDDENLYVGAMLWDSDPAGMVVGEIRKDFNEQEQDLFAVALDTFHDGLNGYVFMTNPEGARGDRQVAGEGREVNTSWDAVWDVRTQRRPDGWSLEMSIPFRALRFDPAAGDTWGLNFMRLIRRKNEIDYWAPIPRALTFNRLTLAGELHGLPSAGASRDLRVKPYVLGGAVRPVAGAAYSRQTEAGVDVKYGLTQGLTLDLTANPDFAQVEADEQRVNLTQFSLFFQEKREFFLENSGLFYVGDAARNTRVRLTPTPDEDLLLFYSRRIGLSGGAAVPILGGARLTGQAAGMSVGALAMRTDGLGDVSGNDYAVLRVRRTVSTGSDVGGIFMLRRATEDGATDFNRVYGVDSYIRLPGAIDWSTYVVRTQTSGLVLDGESDPGTWNGQYAWRTSLNREGNFHHIKFGAMQLGENFNADLGFFRRTGIRKYFIDWGLRPRPEALRARGVREMHPHIVWSYYEDLDGRMRAKNLHTGYTFFLNNGGFFELSVNPASERIDAPFQIDSRYAPIPVGSYDWTTVQLRANSDASRAFSANATLVTGGLWNGDQKSVNAGVTFRPTYQFRAQVSVDRTWADLPMPDARFTTTFWTARTNYSFSRDMFVDALVQYDPVSEQFNSNIRFNFIHHPLSDLFIVWNEQRFFDGTGTLPGRSLQIKATQMVAF; encoded by the coding sequence GTGTACATCCGCTTTCGACGCCGTCCGCGCGCGCCACTCGGGCTCGCGGGACTGGCCATGCTCTACGCGCTCTGCGCGTCCTCCGCCTCCGCCCAGACCCCACCCGCCGCAGTCGCCAACGACCAGCTACCTCGCCCCGATCTGACCGCCGTGCGCGCCAGCACGCCGATCCGGCTGGATGGTCGGCTGGACGAGGAAGCCTGGGCGGCCGCCGAGCACGCCGTCGGTTTCGTGCAAGCCGAACCCCGCGAGGGCCAGGAAGCGTCGGAACGCACCGAAGTGACCGTGCTCTACGACGACGAGAACCTCTACGTCGGCGCCATGCTCTGGGACAGCGATCCGGCTGGGATGGTCGTCGGTGAGATCCGCAAGGATTTCAACGAGCAGGAGCAGGATCTCTTCGCCGTGGCGTTGGACACGTTCCACGACGGCCTGAACGGCTACGTGTTCATGACCAATCCGGAAGGCGCGCGGGGGGACCGGCAGGTCGCCGGCGAGGGACGGGAGGTCAACACCAGCTGGGACGCCGTGTGGGACGTGCGCACGCAGCGTCGGCCCGACGGATGGTCGCTGGAGATGTCGATCCCGTTCCGGGCGCTACGCTTCGACCCGGCGGCCGGCGACACGTGGGGACTCAACTTCATGCGGCTCATCCGCAGGAAGAACGAGATCGACTACTGGGCGCCCATCCCCCGGGCCCTGACGTTCAACCGCCTCACGCTTGCGGGTGAGCTGCACGGGCTACCGTCCGCGGGCGCCAGCAGGGACCTGCGGGTGAAGCCGTACGTTCTCGGCGGCGCCGTGCGTCCGGTTGCCGGAGCCGCCTACAGCCGCCAGACCGAGGCGGGCGTGGACGTGAAGTACGGACTGACCCAGGGCCTGACGCTCGACCTCACGGCCAACCCCGACTTCGCCCAGGTCGAAGCGGACGAGCAGCGTGTCAACCTCACGCAGTTCTCGTTGTTCTTCCAGGAGAAGCGCGAGTTCTTCCTGGAGAACTCCGGCCTGTTCTACGTCGGGGACGCAGCACGCAACACGCGTGTGCGCCTGACGCCGACCCCCGACGAGGACCTGTTGCTGTTCTACAGCCGCCGCATCGGGCTGTCCGGGGGGGCGGCCGTCCCGATCCTGGGCGGCGCCCGCCTCACAGGCCAGGCGGCGGGCATGTCCGTCGGTGCGCTCGCCATGCGCACGGACGGGCTCGGAGACGTGAGCGGGAACGACTACGCCGTGCTGCGGGTCCGCCGAACCGTATCCACGGGCTCGGACGTCGGCGGCATCTTCATGTTGCGTCGCGCCACCGAGGATGGGGCCACCGACTTCAATCGTGTGTACGGGGTCGACTCCTACATCCGCCTTCCGGGTGCGATCGACTGGAGCACGTACGTCGTACGCACGCAGACCTCCGGTCTGGTGCTCGACGGCGAGTCCGATCCCGGCACGTGGAACGGGCAGTATGCCTGGCGCACCTCCCTCAACCGTGAGGGCAACTTCCACCACATCAAGTTCGGTGCGATGCAGCTCGGCGAGAACTTCAACGCCGACCTGGGCTTCTTCCGCCGGACGGGAATCCGGAAGTACTTCATCGACTGGGGTCTGCGGCCGCGGCCCGAGGCGCTGCGGGCACGGGGTGTGCGCGAGATGCACCCACACATCGTGTGGAGTTACTACGAGGACCTCGACGGCCGGATGCGCGCCAAGAACCTCCACACCGGCTACACCTTCTTCCTCAACAACGGAGGGTTCTTCGAGCTGTCGGTGAACCCCGCGTCGGAACGCATCGACGCGCCCTTCCAGATCGACTCCCGCTACGCGCCGATCCCGGTGGGCAGCTACGACTGGACGACCGTGCAGCTGCGCGCCAACTCGGATGCCAGCCGGGCCTTCTCCGCCAACGCGACGCTGGTCACGGGTGGCCTGTGGAACGGGGATCAGAAGTCGGTGAACGCAGGGGTGACGTTCCGCCCGACCTACCAGTTTCGCGCGCAGGTCTCCGTGGATCGTACCTGGGCGGACCTGCCGATGCCCGACGCCCGCTTCACCACGACGTTCTGGACCGCGCGCACCAACTACTCGTTCAGCCGCGACATGTTCGTGGATGCGCTCGTCCAGTACGACCCCGTCAGCGAGCAGTTCAATTCGAACATCCGCTTCAACTTCATCCACCATCCGCTGTCCGACCTGTTCATCGTCTGGAACGAACAGCGGTTCTTCGATGGGACCGGCACGCTCCCGGGACGGAGCCTGCAGATCAAGGCGACCCAGATGGTCGCGTTCTGA
- a CDS encoding acyl-CoA synthetase: MGALLVERGRGRPERTALLDDGTVWTYGELHQAAEAVRARLIPLLGGGEPEPRVCALLAPGPRWVAAQWGTWRAGGVWVPLAVSHPERELAYVLEDARPSAVLVDAAHGARLRSLCASRGLPLVTLDDGAAPPAGDAPSALVAERAAMILYTSGTTNRPKGVVSTHGAIRAQVDALIDAWGWTPDDRILHVLPLHHVHGIINALSCALGAGASCAFAHPFDADRVWDRLTEGDITLFMAVPTIYRRLIHAWEAAPPERRRRWSEGAASLRLMVSGSAALPVPVLERWQEMTGHVLLERYGMTEIGMGLSNPLHGERRPGTVGMPLPGVAARLVDEHGLPLDEGSPGQIEIRGPQLFREYWQRADATRAAFHDGWFRTGDEAIVEDGYFRILGRQSVDIIKSGGYKISALEIEAVLREHERIAECAVVGLPDPEWGERVAAAVVTTGSEGLELETLRAWAKERLAPYKIPRALVVTADLPRNAMGKVVKPDLRTLFEEQH; the protein is encoded by the coding sequence GTGGGAGCCCTTCTGGTCGAGCGCGGACGCGGACGCCCCGAGCGCACCGCGCTGCTCGACGACGGGACCGTCTGGACCTATGGCGAGCTGCACCAGGCCGCCGAGGCCGTCCGCGCGCGCCTGATCCCCCTGCTGGGGGGCGGTGAGCCCGAGCCGCGGGTCTGCGCCCTCCTGGCGCCCGGCCCCCGCTGGGTGGCCGCGCAGTGGGGGACCTGGCGGGCAGGAGGCGTCTGGGTCCCGCTGGCGGTGTCGCATCCGGAGCGGGAGCTCGCGTACGTGCTCGAGGACGCACGCCCGAGCGCCGTGCTGGTGGACGCGGCCCACGGCGCCCGCCTGAGGTCCCTGTGCGCGAGCCGCGGGTTGCCGCTCGTGACCCTCGACGACGGGGCCGCTCCGCCCGCAGGGGACGCCCCGAGCGCGCTGGTCGCGGAACGGGCCGCGATGATCCTCTACACGAGCGGTACCACCAACCGACCCAAGGGCGTGGTCAGCACCCACGGTGCGATCCGGGCCCAGGTGGACGCGCTCATCGATGCATGGGGCTGGACGCCGGACGACCGCATCCTGCACGTGCTCCCGCTGCACCACGTGCACGGGATCATCAATGCGCTGTCCTGCGCGCTGGGTGCCGGCGCGTCCTGTGCGTTCGCCCACCCCTTCGACGCCGACCGCGTCTGGGATCGCCTGACGGAGGGGGATATCACGCTCTTCATGGCGGTCCCGACGATCTACCGACGCCTGATCCACGCCTGGGAGGCGGCGCCGCCCGAGCGGCGGCGCCGTTGGTCCGAGGGGGCCGCCTCGCTGCGCCTCATGGTCTCCGGATCCGCCGCGCTGCCCGTCCCGGTGCTGGAGCGCTGGCAGGAGATGACGGGTCACGTCCTCCTCGAGCGCTACGGCATGACCGAGATCGGGATGGGGCTCTCCAACCCGCTGCACGGCGAACGCCGACCCGGCACCGTGGGGATGCCCCTGCCGGGCGTGGCGGCACGCCTCGTGGATGAACACGGCCTGCCGCTGGACGAAGGCAGCCCGGGACAGATCGAGATCCGGGGTCCACAGCTTTTCCGCGAATACTGGCAGCGTGCCGACGCCACCCGGGCTGCGTTCCACGACGGGTGGTTCCGCACCGGGGACGAAGCGATCGTCGAGGACGGCTACTTCCGCATCCTCGGACGGCAGAGCGTGGACATCATCAAGTCGGGCGGGTACAAGATCTCCGCGTTGGAGATCGAAGCCGTGCTGCGCGAGCACGAGCGGATCGCGGAGTGTGCGGTGGTGGGCCTGCCCGACCCCGAGTGGGGCGAACGCGTGGCGGCGGCGGTCGTGACCACGGGCAGCGAGGGCCTGGAGCTGGAGACGCTGCGCGCCTGGGCCAAGGAGCGTCTCGCACCCTACAAGATCCCGCGCGCGCTGGTCGTCACCGCGGACCTGCCGCGCAATGCGATGGGCAAGGTGGTCAAGCCGGATCTCCGCACCCTGTTCGAGGAGCAGCACTGA
- a CDS encoding M28 family metallopeptidase: protein MPAIRRLSLPAALLCGIAACAEPEPQGPPLPSGSELGASVSAALTAEGLLEDARVIVAQERSSGGPGEAAAIEHILARLDSAGVPSEVLEFDGLISTPDSARVEHVGSAFRPYAITPSFSVATDSLTGSLVDVGALDDLPRPETGTGELVFPAPYDTTGPLGRVRGRIALVTGQPRGVPTRMLQSLGAVGVIFVAPEERLNDLIVTTTWGNPSLQNVHRLPRIPVVEVRRSDGDSLRALLAREPDTQVRLSTWLRTRWTTLRLPVAHIVPERDADAPFVLFGGHIDAWHQGATDEGASNAAMLALALEFHARRAELRRGLRVAWWPGHSTGRYSGSTWYADSHFMELRDHALAYVNVDGIGQMGATDLRATTTASLAPLAVTTLGSLAGQQVDPGRPGRDSDQSFNGVALPLLQLNRTRPASEGGYWWWHTPEDTFDKIGPDVLLEDTRLYAATLATLLNAPLYPVDLIAQMDEFRRALELRSAASTGRLELEGSAARLERLRERAGEIAQRLTAASADPAVDLALVRILRPLHQVLYVPGSIHHPDPGISDGPLPGLAPARVLAEAAPESGRYHAAQTSLLRERNRIDAALEEAWVEAGRLLETLPAPR, encoded by the coding sequence GTGCCAGCCATCCGACGTCTCTCCCTGCCGGCCGCGCTCCTCTGTGGTATCGCTGCCTGCGCGGAGCCCGAACCCCAGGGCCCTCCGTTGCCGTCCGGCTCCGAGCTGGGCGCGTCCGTCTCCGCGGCCCTCACCGCCGAGGGACTCCTGGAGGACGCACGCGTGATCGTCGCGCAGGAGCGCTCGTCCGGCGGTCCGGGTGAGGCCGCGGCCATCGAGCACATCCTGGCCCGGCTCGACTCCGCCGGCGTGCCCTCGGAGGTGTTGGAGTTCGACGGGTTGATCAGCACTCCCGACTCGGCGCGGGTCGAGCACGTGGGCAGCGCCTTCCGTCCCTATGCCATCACGCCCTCCTTCTCCGTCGCCACCGACTCGCTCACCGGGTCGCTCGTGGACGTGGGTGCCCTCGACGACCTGCCGCGCCCGGAGACGGGCACCGGTGAGCTCGTCTTCCCCGCTCCGTACGACACGACCGGTCCGCTCGGACGCGTGCGCGGTCGCATCGCGCTCGTCACCGGCCAACCGCGCGGGGTGCCCACCCGCATGCTCCAGTCCCTCGGCGCCGTCGGGGTGATCTTCGTCGCGCCGGAGGAGCGACTCAACGACCTGATCGTCACCACCACGTGGGGAAATCCCTCGCTGCAGAACGTGCACCGTCTACCACGCATCCCGGTGGTGGAGGTGCGGCGGAGTGACGGCGACTCCCTCCGCGCGCTCCTCGCGCGCGAGCCCGACACGCAGGTGCGGCTCTCCACCTGGTTGCGGACGCGCTGGACGACCTTGCGGCTTCCGGTGGCGCACATCGTTCCCGAGCGGGACGCCGACGCGCCGTTCGTGCTCTTCGGCGGCCACATCGATGCGTGGCACCAGGGCGCCACCGACGAGGGCGCGTCGAATGCGGCGATGCTCGCCCTCGCGCTGGAGTTCCACGCGCGTCGCGCCGAGCTGCGGCGGGGGCTGCGCGTGGCCTGGTGGCCCGGCCACTCGACCGGCCGCTACTCGGGCTCCACGTGGTACGCCGACTCCCACTTCATGGAGCTGCGCGACCATGCCCTGGCCTATGTGAACGTCGACGGGATCGGGCAGATGGGGGCGACCGACCTGCGTGCGACCACGACGGCGTCCCTGGCTCCGCTGGCCGTCACCACCCTGGGGTCCCTCGCGGGACAGCAGGTGGATCCCGGCCGCCCCGGGCGGGATTCCGACCAGAGCTTCAACGGCGTCGCGTTGCCCCTGCTGCAGCTCAACCGGACCCGCCCGGCCTCCGAAGGCGGCTACTGGTGGTGGCACACACCGGAGGACACGTTCGACAAGATCGGACCGGACGTGCTCCTCGAGGACACCCGGCTCTACGCCGCGACCCTCGCCACGCTGCTGAACGCGCCGCTCTACCCGGTGGACCTCATCGCCCAGATGGACGAGTTCCGGCGCGCGCTCGAGCTGCGCTCGGCCGCGTCCACGGGGCGACTGGAGCTGGAGGGTTCGGCGGCCCGGCTCGAGCGTCTACGCGAGCGGGCAGGCGAGATCGCACAGCGGCTCACCGCCGCGTCCGCGGATCCCGCCGTGGACCTGGCGCTGGTGCGCATCCTGCGGCCCCTCCACCAGGTGCTGTACGTACCCGGCTCGATCCACCATCCCGATCCGGGCATCTCCGACGGGCCGTTGCCCGGTCTGGCCCCTGCTCGGGTCCTGGCGGAGGCGGCCCCGGAGAGCGGACGCTACCACGCCGCGCAGACATCCCTCCTGCGTGAGCGCAACCGGATCGACGCGGCGCTGGAGGAGGCCTGGGTGGAGGCGGGCCGGCTGCTGGAGACGTTGCCGGCGCCGCGCTGA
- a CDS encoding CDP-glycerol glycerophosphotransferase family protein, which translates to MRNVTARAVLFGTQSYAVGVLAPLADALRRRGSEVAWLFEGPGAEHVPRGEHVLEGMADARRWGSDVAFVSSDSVPHFLPGLKVAVFHGLDARKRPDDRGHFRIRGYFDLYCTHGPSTTGPFRALAARHGHFEVVETGFPKLDPALRAPKPRTTSEPIVLYAPTMTPGLSSADALLPTLASLAAKGRWRWRVKLHAKAEPRLRDAYGALVGPHLELVDDPDLVRVMTDAHVMLSDTSSAPVEFVVLGRPAVTFRHREPGPWFIDVREPAEVEGAIIRALADPPDLRAAMERFASEVHPWRDGRSADRVVDAALDLLGRGTGHLRRKPLNLWRKVQARWRWRWWGGAGWSG; encoded by the coding sequence ATGAGAAACGTGACGGCACGCGCGGTCCTGTTCGGAACCCAGAGCTACGCCGTGGGGGTCCTGGCCCCGCTGGCGGACGCGCTGCGCCGGCGAGGGTCCGAGGTGGCCTGGCTCTTCGAAGGCCCGGGCGCCGAGCACGTCCCGCGCGGCGAGCACGTCCTGGAGGGCATGGCCGATGCGCGCCGTTGGGGCTCCGACGTCGCCTTCGTCTCCTCGGACAGCGTGCCCCACTTCCTGCCCGGGCTCAAGGTGGCCGTCTTCCACGGCCTCGATGCCCGCAAGCGTCCCGACGATCGGGGGCACTTCCGTATCCGCGGGTACTTCGACCTCTACTGCACGCACGGCCCGTCCACGACGGGACCGTTCCGGGCGCTGGCCGCGCGCCACGGGCACTTCGAGGTGGTCGAGACCGGCTTCCCGAAGCTCGACCCCGCGTTGCGCGCGCCAAAGCCCCGCACGACGTCCGAGCCCATCGTGCTCTACGCGCCCACCATGACGCCCGGCCTGAGCTCCGCGGACGCGTTGCTCCCCACGCTCGCGTCGCTCGCCGCGAAAGGACGGTGGCGCTGGCGGGTGAAGCTGCACGCCAAAGCCGAGCCGCGGCTCCGTGACGCGTACGGCGCACTCGTCGGCCCGCACCTCGAGCTCGTGGACGATCCCGACCTCGTGCGTGTCATGACCGACGCGCATGTCATGCTTTCGGATACGTCCTCGGCGCCCGTGGAGTTCGTCGTGCTCGGTCGACCCGCGGTCACCTTCCGACACCGGGAGCCGGGCCCGTGGTTCATCGACGTGCGGGAGCCCGCCGAGGTGGAGGGTGCGATCATCCGGGCTCTCGCCGATCCGCCGGATCTGCGCGCTGCCATGGAGCGCTTCGCCTCGGAGGTGCACCCGTGGCGGGACGGCCGTTCCGCCGATCGCGTCGTCGACGCAGCGCTGGATCTCCTCGGGCGCGGGACGGGTCACCTGCGGCGGAAGCCCCTCAACCTCTGGCGCAAGGTCCAGGCGCGCTGGCGGTGGCGCTGGTGGGGAGGGGCGGGCTGGTCTGGCTGA
- a CDS encoding DUF2784 domain-containing protein, which translates to MVWQRFAADALVVVHLAFVGFVLLGALLVARWPRWAWVHLPSAAWGVWIELSGGVCPLTPLENRLRRAAGGGGYEGGFVEHYLLPVLYPSGLTPDVQTVLGLLVLLLNATLYAWVLWRHRASRSAV; encoded by the coding sequence ATGGTCTGGCAGCGCTTCGCCGCGGATGCGCTGGTCGTCGTGCACCTCGCGTTCGTGGGCTTCGTCCTCCTGGGCGCCCTGCTGGTGGCCCGATGGCCCCGATGGGCGTGGGTCCACCTGCCGTCCGCCGCCTGGGGCGTGTGGATCGAGCTGAGCGGCGGGGTCTGCCCGCTCACCCCGCTCGAGAACCGACTCCGGCGCGCGGCGGGGGGAGGTGGGTACGAGGGCGGCTTCGTGGAGCACTACCTCCTGCCGGTGCTCTATCCATCCGGCCTGACGCCCGACGTGCAGACCGTCCTGGGCCTTCTCGTGCTCCTGCTCAATGCCACCCTCTACGCGTGGGTGCTGTGGCGCCACCGCGCCTCGCGGAGCGCCGTGTGA
- a CDS encoding NTP transferase domain-containing protein, producing MDYAFATPVRNPLPAVILAAGRGARLRSGVPKPMTAVAGRSLLRRVLETCGEAGVGRVVFALGYEADLLERHARETADALGLAIDCVRAPDWEKGNGVSAHAAARAADASHFYLLMGDHIVAPGVLAALAASPPPKGGVALAVDLDPAAVHDLDDATKVRVRGDHFDAIGKTLDDWNGVDTGAFLCTHGVVTALDEAQRRGRYQLSDGIRTLAGAGLARAVDVTGLPWIDVDTLDALEEAERRMRPTIGAAAR from the coding sequence ATGGACTACGCCTTCGCCACCCCCGTTCGCAACCCGCTTCCGGCCGTCATCCTCGCGGCCGGTCGAGGTGCGCGCCTCCGCTCCGGGGTTCCCAAGCCGATGACCGCGGTCGCCGGTCGCTCCCTGCTGCGCCGCGTCCTCGAGACGTGTGGGGAGGCCGGCGTGGGACGCGTGGTCTTCGCCCTCGGGTACGAGGCCGACCTCCTGGAGCGGCACGCGCGGGAGACGGCCGACGCTCTGGGTCTCGCCATCGACTGCGTGCGCGCCCCCGATTGGGAGAAGGGCAACGGCGTGAGCGCCCACGCTGCCGCGCGGGCGGCGGATGCGTCCCACTTCTATCTGCTGATGGGCGACCACATCGTCGCGCCGGGCGTGCTGGCGGCCCTCGCGGCGTCTCCTCCGCCGAAGGGCGGGGTGGCCCTCGCGGTCGACCTCGACCCCGCCGCCGTGCACGACCTGGACGACGCCACCAAGGTCCGGGTCCGCGGCGACCACTTCGACGCCATCGGCAAGACGCTGGACGACTGGAACGGCGTGGACACGGGCGCGTTCCTCTGCACCCACGGGGTCGTCACCGCGCTGGACGAGGCGCAGCGCCGCGGACGGTATCAGTTGTCCGACGGCATCCGCACGCTGGCGGGCGCCGGCCTGGCCCGTGCCGTCGACGTCACGGGCTTGCCTTGGATCGACGTGGACACGCTGGATGCCCTGGAGGAAGCGGAGCGTCGCATGCGTCCCACGATCGGAGCCGCGGCGCGCTGA
- a CDS encoding class I SAM-dependent methyltransferase yields MAHTYVLGHTGRELDRLDLQGLLYRDTTERCFGDAGLETGMRVLDVGCGSGDVSRLAGRMVGSTGYVLGIDRDAGSVETARARTAAAGLHHVHFQTAAAGTQLDEAPFDALVGRFILMHQADPALMLRTLLPLLRPGALVAFVESSAVTLRDGLQSRPDAPLYRAVVEWKTRVIASAGADTEAGLRLGEVFVEAGLPRPTLRLEARLEGGPDSPLDRYMVESVRSMAPQAAAAGLSTDPLEPLDTLEARLREEALSEGGFRVLWPTVSAWTRLPRA; encoded by the coding sequence ATGGCGCACACGTATGTGCTGGGGCACACCGGCCGTGAGCTGGATCGTCTGGACCTGCAGGGCCTGCTCTACCGCGACACCACGGAACGCTGTTTCGGGGACGCCGGCCTGGAGACGGGTATGCGTGTGCTGGACGTCGGGTGCGGCTCGGGCGACGTGAGCCGTCTCGCGGGACGGATGGTGGGCTCCACCGGCTACGTGCTCGGGATCGATCGCGACGCGGGCAGCGTGGAGACGGCGCGCGCACGCACGGCGGCGGCCGGCCTCCACCATGTCCACTTCCAGACCGCCGCGGCCGGAACGCAGCTCGACGAGGCACCCTTCGACGCGCTGGTGGGTCGCTTCATCCTGATGCATCAGGCCGACCCGGCGCTCATGCTGCGCACCCTCTTGCCGCTGCTGCGTCCGGGTGCGCTGGTGGCGTTCGTGGAGTCCTCCGCGGTCACGTTGCGCGACGGCCTGCAGTCCCGCCCCGACGCCCCGCTGTACCGGGCGGTCGTGGAGTGGAAGACCCGCGTCATCGCGAGCGCCGGTGCCGACACCGAAGCGGGGCTGCGCCTGGGCGAGGTCTTCGTCGAGGCCGGCCTGCCCCGGCCCACGCTGAGGCTGGAGGCCCGGCTGGAGGGAGGGCCCGACAGCCCGCTCGACCGCTACATGGTCGAGAGCGTGCGCAGCATGGCCCCCCAGGCCGCCGCGGCCGGTCTGTCCACCGATCCGCTCGAGCCGCTCGACACGCTGGAGGCGCGCCTGCGGGAGGAGGCCCTGTCGGAGGGGGGGTTCCGGGTGCTCTGGCCGACGGTGTCGGCCTGGACGCGTCTGCCCCGGGCCTGA
- a CDS encoding DUF4136 domain-containing protein, translating to MRTTLLLALGLLLNGCGIAIRAGADYRPGTSLETYRTFGWGPADDMPTGDARLDNNTFFHERIKQAIAEEMTRRGFTYSERAPDLLLHYHASVRERVDVYAADEELGYSSEYGRGTQVVQYDEGTLLVDIARADGMHIIWRGWAQGDLGSVIDDPEALQEQIRESVRLMFDRLPT from the coding sequence ATGCGCACGACACTGCTGCTCGCCCTGGGGCTCCTGCTGAACGGCTGCGGCATCGCCATCCGGGCCGGGGCAGACTACCGGCCGGGGACTTCGCTCGAGACGTATCGTACGTTCGGCTGGGGTCCGGCCGACGACATGCCCACCGGCGACGCGCGCCTCGACAACAACACCTTCTTCCACGAACGGATCAAGCAGGCGATCGCGGAGGAGATGACGCGCCGCGGCTTCACGTATTCCGAACGGGCGCCCGATCTCCTCCTGCACTACCACGCGTCCGTCCGGGAGCGCGTCGACGTGTACGCGGCGGACGAGGAGCTGGGGTACAGCAGCGAGTACGGCCGCGGCACCCAGGTGGTGCAGTACGACGAAGGGACCCTGCTCGTCGACATTGCACGGGCGGATGGCATGCACATCATCTGGCGCGGCTGGGCGCAGGGGGATCTCGGAAGCGTCATCGACGATCCGGAGGCGCTGCAGGAGCAGATCCGGGAGTCGGTGCGCCTGATGTTCGACCGCCTGCCCACCTGA